In Pyrus communis chromosome 1, drPyrComm1.1, whole genome shotgun sequence, the following are encoded in one genomic region:
- the LOC137726773 gene encoding protein DETOXIFICATION 27-like, which translates to MDRSNNRDENDDLALSLLPESVLPRNGAEDKDEKQDLSIRVWIETKKLWQIVGPAIFSRLASYTMNVITQAFAGHLGEVELAAISIANTVIVGFIFGLLLGMASALETLCGQAFGAKRYHMLGIYLQRSWIVLFLCCFALLPVYIFTTPILKLLGQTDEVAERSGVVALWLIPLHFSFAFQFPLQRFLQCQLQNMVIAWVSFVGLLINAFTSWLLIYVLDFRVVGAAIALDISWWFLALGLYVYAACGWCPQTWTGFSMQAFSGLWEFIKLSAASGVMLCLENWYYRILILMTGYLKDTTIAVDALSVCMTINGWELMIPLAFFAGTGVRVANELGAGNWKGAKFAAKVSVAESTMIGVFFCILIIALHSKIAYIFTSSSDVLEAVDQMSYLLAITILLNSVQPVLSGVAVGSGWQAWVAYINLFCYYIVGLPLGFVMGWIFNLSIGGIWGGMIFGGTALQTLILAIITIRRDWENEAEKANQRVLKWSTPTPDGQSEEQVH; encoded by the exons ATGGATCGCAGCAACAACAGAGATGAAAACGATGATCTTGCTCTATCCCTATTGCCAGAATCGGTACTGCCCCGGAATGGTGCGGAGGACAAAGATGAGAAACAAGACCTTTCAATAAGAGTCTGGATAGAGACCAAGAAGCTATGGCAAATAGTTGGTCCTGCAATCTTCAGCCGTCTCGCTTCTTACACCATGAACGTCATTACCCAAGCCTTCGCCGGCCACCTCGGCGAGGTTGAACTAGCTGCCATTTCTATTGCCAACACTGTGATTGTCGGCTTCATTTTCGGACTTTTG TTAGGAATGGCAAGCGCACTAGAAACGCTTTGTGGGCAGGCCTTTGGAGCCAAAAGGTACCACATGCTTGGGATATACTTGCAGCGGTCATGGATCGTGTTGTTTCTATGCTGCTTTGCCCTTTTACCTGTTTACATATTCACCACTCCAATACTTAAACTGCTCGGGCAGACCGACGAGGTGGCGGAGCGGTCAGGAGTGGTGGCGCTGTGGCTCATACCCCTCCACTTCAGCTTTGCTTTTCAGTTCCCATTGCAGAGGTTTTTGCAATGCCAGCTCCAGAACATGGTTATTGCTTGGGTTTCTTTTGTGGGGTTGTTGATTAATGCATTCACAAGCTGGCTTTTAATCTATGTGTTGGACTTTAGGGTTGTCGGTGCGGCCATTGCTTTGGATATTTCTTGGTGGTTTTTGGCTTTAGGGCTCTACGTGTATGCTGCTTGTGGTTGGTGTCCTCAGACTTGGACTGGTTTCTCTATGCAAGCATTTTCTGGGCTTTGGGAATTTATCAAGCTTTCTGCTGCCTCTGGTGTTATGCTCTg TTTGGAGAACTGGTACTACAGAATATTGATATTGATGACTGGTTACTTGAAGGATACCACTATTGCTGTGGATGCCTTGTCAGTTTG CATGACTATAAATGGGTGGGAGCTCATGATTCCTCTAGCCTTCTTTGCTGGAACAGG GGTAAGAGTGGCAAATGAGTTGGGAGCTGGAAACTGGAAGGGAGCAAAATTTGCAGCTAAGGTTTCTGTGGCAGAATCCACTATGATTGGTGTCTTTTTCTGCATACTTATCATTGCACTCCACAGCAAAATTGCGTACATATTCACCTCAAGTAGTGATGTACTCGAAGCAGTTGATCAGATGTCTTACCTCTTGGCCATCACAATTCTACTTAATAGTGTTCAGCCTGTTTTGTCAG GAGTAGCTGTGGGTTCGGGATGGCAAGCATGGGTGGCATATATAAATCTTTTCTGCTACTACATTGTTGGGCTTCCTCTTGGATTTGTAATGGGATGGATCTTCAACTTGAGTATTGGG GGCATTTGGGGTGGAATGATTTTTGGAGGAACTGCACTTCAAACATTGATATTGGCCATCATCACAATACGACGTGATTGGGAAAATGAG GCTGAAAAAGCCAACCAGCGTGTATTGAAGTGGTCAACCCCTACACCAGACGGGCAATCAGAGGAACAAGTACATTAG